The genome window AATTTTATTTTCCGAATGTTTTGAGATGAGTTCTTGTAGTTCGATCAAATCACGACTGTGACGTACAAAAGACAGCGCCATCCAGTCTACTTGTAATTCACAAGCAAATATGGCGTCCACGATGTCTTTCTCTGTAAGGGCTGGAAGTGAAATATCTGTTTGAGGAAGATTGACTCCTTTTTTAGATCTTAATGGTCCCCCTTGAATAACTTTAGTGACTACATCTTTTTTTCCATCAGTTGAAATAACTTCAAACATGAGTTTTCCATCATCAAGAAGGATGCGCTCTCCAGCTTTTACATCTCTTGGGAAGTATTCATAATTCATATAAACACGCTCTGCAGTTCCTTTAAAAGGAGTTCCAGTAGAGATGGTAATGATGTCACCAGGGTGCACGACTACTTCTTCTTTCATGACACCTACACGTAATTTAGGACCTTGTAAGTCTCCTAAAATACCAGTGGCAAAACCGTGTTCTTTATTGATGTCGCGTATCATTTGCACGCGCTCTCTTACATCCTCATGGTCTGCATGAGAAAAGTTGATTCTAAATACGTTGACGCCTGCTTTCATCATGGCCAGTAATACTTCTTTAGTAGAAGTGGCTGGTCCTAGAGTCGCGACAATTTTAGTTTTTTTAGTGTTTGGCATTATTCAAATATTAAATAATCTTGTTGTTTAATTTTAAAAGTATCTACAGGATAGACACTTATTACTTGAGGTATTTCCCCAAGGGCATTTATTAGTTTTTTAACTGGAAAGAAGTCGGCATCTTTCTCGATTTTAAGTAAAAAATCAACTGTTCCATATTCTTTAATCAGAACGGTTTTAACTTGCGTCGTCTCTTCATTATCAAATAAACCTAAGGACACTTTTTCTTGATTTGAAATTCCCCAGTATTTATTAGGTATCAGATAAAAAGGGGCGTTTTGCTCCTTGTCAAAATATTTATACACTGGATAATTTGCAGTATATGCTTGCTGCAAAATATCTTGATCTACCGCTGTTCTCCTAAAGCCTATCTCTAAGTACTTATTAATGAAGTAAGCCATTCTGTAAGGCTCTGATGTAGAGTGTATAGCGATAAGTATATACGGCTCTTCTTCTAATTCCCAATCTGTTAATTTGTGAACAGCCATCTGTTATCTTGTTTAACCTTGCTAATTTAAGAAGACTAGAGGCAAATTTACCGCGTAATAACCTTAAATAAAGGTAAAATATTACGAAAACGATAGTAGCTAGCAATCTATTTTGATAATTTGCTATTATCCACTTGTAGTGGATTTTGAATAGTGACAAAATAAGGAAGAGGAACTAAGAGCAAGCTCAGGTCTTGATTTAAATTTTAGTTTGCATTTCAAGGCTTTCTAAAACTTGTCTTGAAGAGCAAAAAAAGCCCTTTTACTGGCCTTCTCTTCTGCTTTTTTCTTAGAAGTAGCTCTGGCTTTTGCAATAATGCGATTGTCGATGGTGAGTTTTACGGCAAAATGTCTGACCTCATCTGCACCTGTATCTTCATAGGTGTTGTATTCAAATTTTTTCTTATGCTTCTGACACCATTCTATCAGAAGACTTTTATAAGAGATGACCTTGCCTTCTAGTTTTTCAATATCCACGTAAGGTTCAATAATTTTTTTACAAATAAACTTTTTACAGGCGGCGTAACCACGATCGAGATATACGGCTCCTACTAAAGCTTCAAATAAATTACCGTGAATATTTGCACCAAAATTGCGCGTTGGGACTTGCGTCTGCGCATATTTAATCAAGCCAAAATCTTGACCTAATTCATTGAGGTGTTCACGACTTACGATTTTAGAACGCATTTTAGTTAAATAGCCTTCATCACCACTCGGCACTTTATTATAAATGTATTCTGCTATAACCGCGCCTAGAATAGCATCACCTAGAAACTCTAAACGCTCATAACTTTGCGCAAATCCTTTGACTGTTTTTAGGCCCATTGATTTATGAGTAAAGGCAGTCTCAAAAATAGAAATGTCTTTAGCTTTTAAGCCAGTCATCTTTTTTATTGCATCAGTTAAACCTTCGTTAGTAGGTGTACTACTTCTAGATTTAAATATTTTGCGAATTCTATTCATACGAATGAAAAGACCTGATTAGATCTTTCTGAAAGCAAGGCAACAGTTATGTCCACCAAATCCGAAAGTGTTACTCAAGGCAACGTTTACCTCTCTTATTTCAGGTTGGTTCAATACAAGTCTTAAGGAAGGATCAATATTTTCATCTATGGTGGTGTGGTTGATCGTAGGAGGAATAATTCCTTCTCGTATAGCCATTACACTAGCGATAGATTCTATGGCACCAGCAGCACCTAATAAGTGACCAGTCATTGACTTTGTAGAATTTATACTAATTTTAGAAGCATGTTCACCAAAAACGGCTTTAATAGCCTTTAACTCTGCAACATCACCTAGCGGTGTAGAAGTTCCATGAGTATTGATGTGATCTACATCTTCAGGATTGATTCCTGCATTTTGTAATGTGTTTTTCATTACTGCTATTACTCCACGTCCCTCAGGGTCTGGAGCTGTAATGTGATACGCGTCGCTAGAAAAACCACCACCTATAACCTCAGCATAGATTTTTGCTCCACGAGCTTTTGCATATTCATAATCTTCTAGTACCAAAGCTCCAGCGCCTTCCCCTAGAACAAAACCATCTCTGGTGGCATCAAATGGACGGCTTGCTGTTTGTGGGCTATCGTTGCGAGTAGAAAGAGCATGCATGGCATTAAAACCGCCCATCCCTGCTTGAGCAATGGCAGCTTCAGAACCACCGGTTACTATTACATCACAATGTCCTAATTTAATATAATTAACTGCGTCTAGCATGGCATTTGCGCTAGAAGCACAAGCAGATACCGTAGTGTAATTGGGACCCATAAAACCATATTTAATAGAAATATGAGCTGGGGCAATATCTGCAATCATTTTTGGTATAAAGAAAGGATTAAAACGAGGGACACCGTTACCAGTGGCAAACGCTTTAACTTCTTCCTGAAAAGTTTCTAGACCACCTATTCCAGCACCCCAGATAACACCGACTCTATATTTATCTATAGAGTCGGTATCTAATCCAGAGTCGGCTATAGCTTCATCTCCTGCTACCAGTGCATACTGGGCAAATCGATCCATGCGTCTAGCCTCCTTGCGGTCTATGAAATCAGTCACATTGAAGTTCTTGATTTCACAAGCGAATTTTGTCTTGAAATGTTCTGTATCAAAATAAGTGATAGGAGCACAACCGCTCTTACCAGTTTTTAATGCCTCCCAATATTCCTGTAGGTTATTCCCTATAGGAGTAAGGGCACCCATTCCTGTAATGACAACTCGCTTTAATTCCATGTAATATAAATTACGCTTTTGCTTCTTCGATGTATGAAACAGCTTGACCTACAGTAGCGATGTTTTCAGCTTGGTCGTCTGGGATCTGGATATCAAATTCTTTCTCAAATTCCATGATCAACTCAACTGTATCGAGTGAATCTGCGCCTAAGTCGTTTGTGAAGCTTGCTTCTGTTACAACTTCGTTTTCGTCAACACCTAATTTGTCTACGATAATCGCTTTTACTCTTGATGCAATGTCTGACATAATAATCTAATTTTAATTTTAAATGAATTGCAAAAATAACAAACTTTGGGTTAAAACCATCTTTTAGCTAATTGAGTTAACTTGCAATTTCATTTATTTTTATAATAATAATGAATTCACCTCTGGCTTTACAACTAGCCAACCCTATAAATATATGAAAAAAATAGTAATTCTAGCGAGTGGTAATGGTACTAATGCTCAGGCGATTATTGACCATTTTGCAAGTTCTAAACTGGTTACAGTTTCTTTGATTTTGTCTAATAAACCCCAAGCTTATGTGTTAGAAAGAGGCACAAAAGCCGGTATTTCTGTGATGAGTTTTAACAGATTTGCTTTCGCGAAAGCGGAACACGTACAACGCCTTTTAAATCAGGAACAGCCTGATTTGATTGTTCTTGCTGGGTTTCTATGGAAAATTCCATCATTTTTAATTCAAGATCATCCAAATAAAATTATTAACATTCATCCAGCTTTATTACCTAATTATGGTGGTAAAGGCATGTACGGCATGAATGTGCACCGCGCAATTATTGAAAATAAAGAGACAGAAAGCGGCATTAGCATACATTATGTAACTGAAAATTATGATGAAGGCGCTATTATTAAGCAAGCGACTTGTTCTATAGCTAAGACCGATACTGCTGAAGACCTCGCAGCAAAAATTCACCTATTGGAACAAGAGTATTTTGCAACAACCATTGAAGAATTATTGAGTTAATGGCTAAAAAAAAGAAATTTTATGTAGTTTGGATTGGCAGCAAACCTGGTATTTATAAAACTTGGGCAGAATGCCAAGTCCAAACAAAAGGGTATCCAAAAGCTAAATATAAAGGTTTTCCAACGTATCAAATTGCTGAAAAAGCGTTTCTAGATGGACCTTTGGAGCATTGGGGAAAAGATAAATTTTATTCAACTTTATCAGAAGAGCAGTTAAAGTTAATTGGAAAACCAATACAGGATTCTATGACTGTTGATGCAGGTTGTCAAGGTGTTCCTGGTCCTATGGATTATCAAGGTGTCGATTATTTTACCGGACAAGTAGTTTTTCGTAAAGGACCATTTCCGAACTCTACAAATAATGTAGGAGAATATTTAGCGTTAGTTCATGCCTTGGCATTAATGAAAAAAAAAAATGATAAACGTCCTATTTATTCTGATAGTAAAATCGCAATATCATGGGTAAAAAACAAACAACATAGAACTAACCTTAAAAGATCAAAATTGAATAAAGAATCATTTGAACTTTTAGAAAGAGCTGATAGATGGCTTGAACAGAACACTTATGTAAATAAAATACTTAAATGGGAAACAAAGGCTTGGGGAGAAATTCCAGCCGACTTTGGAAGAAAATAAGTATTAAAATGCCATCAATAATCTTTTCGCAATGAAAGAGGTAATGGAATGGTTGCGATGGAACGTTTATATTATTTTAATCATAAGACTTACACATGAAAGTGTAATAGTTTTATTTTCTATTTTATAATTACTCAATTTTACGTAAGCAAGAACAAACATTTGAACTCCTTTGAAATTAAGGTTAAGTAATTTATTATTTGTGACGAGTTGTTTTCTTACAAATAAATATTTATTTTTAAGATCAAATAATTGCTACTTCCCTTCCCTGAGCAATTATTCCAAATACATTTTTATGAAAAATCTCTTTAAAGATTCGTCAAACCGCATTTATTGTGGTTTCGTTTTAATCCTATCGCTATGTTCATTAATCGCCTGCGACAGCGACGACGCACCATCGCAAGAAAGTTTATTACCACCCATTACCATGACAGGAGAAAATACCTTTGGGTGTTTAATCGATGGTAAGTTCTTTAGACCTAGGGACGGCAACAATTCTATAGGTGGAGACAGCAAAGGTTTGAGAATTATTACAACAGAAACCACTAATGTTGAGTATAAGATAGAGGATTTTGCGAGTAGTAGGTCAGCTAGTTTACTTATTCATATTGAAAATTTTCAAAACGATTCAGCAAGCAATTATGAGTTTCAAGAGTCTAATGGGTTGCGTGGTATTGATGGTTTAAATAATAATTATGCTCATTGTAGAATATGGAAAAATGAAGAAGTAGGTTATCAAAGGTATGTTACTTTTCCAAATTCAGGAATGATAAATATAACTAACAGAATAATACAAGGACAGGCAGATTATCATCATGCAACTTTTGATTTAAAAATGATAAATACATCAATCCAAAACGATACAATTACAATAAGACTTGGAAGATTTGACTTAGAATCTTTTACACTGGATTGGAAAGATTGGGACTAAACTATGTTAACTAAAACCAAAAAATACTTTAAAATGAAAATAAGAAAATATATTATATATGTGTGGATTTCAATATCTATGTGTATCATTACTGCTCAGAATCAAGTACAAAATCTTGACGATGCCTTAATAAATATTAATCAATCTAGTGTAGATAGCGGTATCATTTATGAGCGTACCATGCAACTAGCTAATCTTTATAACTTCAATAGAGAAGAAGGTTTTAATATTGCTTATTACAAATATTTTAGACAAGCGTTACTAGAAATATACAATACGAGTAATTATCACGTTATCAGCAGTTAATTCATTATATTTAAATAGTTTAAAAATTACGCTTTCGCGAAAACCTAAAAATTTGAATCATGAAAACCATTTACCTACTTCTCATAATTTTGCTAGCCACAGCTTGCGACAGCGATGACGCACCATCGCAAGAATCTCTCTTACCACCTATTACCATGACAGGAGAAAATACCTTTGGGTGTTTGATTGATGGTAAGTTTTTTAAGCCTAGGGATGGTGGAAGTACGATAAGTACTGGGAATAAAGGAATGAGAGTATTGAGAACTGAAGAAAAGAACCTTGAAATTTCTGTATTTGATTTTAAAAGTGAGAAAAGAACTAGTTTATATATTCATCTAGAAGACGTTTATTTAAATGGGCAAGGATATTATCCATTATTCCAAGCAACAGGATTAAGAGGCTTAGATGGTCCGAATCATAATTATATCTATTGTATTTTATGGAAGAACAATAATTATGAAGTTTTCTATTCCTATGAAAACTCAGGAAACTTTTTAATTAGTAAAATTGATACTATGTTGACAAATAAAAGAATATTTGCTGGAGAGTTTGATGTGGTTTTAAATAATATAGATAGAACAGATTCCATTCAGTTAAGCTTAGGGCGTTTTGATATTGAAACACAGTCATTGTCATCTACATCATTCGAGTAGAAGAAAACAACACAAAAAGTTATACACCTATGAAAAAAATTATAGAGGTCAGTAGCTAGTTACCTATTAATTTGTTTTGATAGATAATTTCTGAATTTACCATTCTAGTAACCAAATTATTAAATATTGTTGCTTTAGTCTGTGATCTATTTATTCTAAAGCAAAACTCGTTAAAGTATCTATTTAAATTGTGTTCGCTCACCCATGAAAATGTTGTTCTAATCCAAGATTTTACCTGATGAATCATTGTATGCAATGCTTTAAAATTTAATCCTCCATTACTCTTTATCTGAGTGATGTCGTAAGCCTTTGAAATAGGTCGATATCCTCGCCACTCATCTGTAACAACCTTTGCATCACCACTGATATGATTAACAAAAACATACTGTAGAGACTGCGCCGAGAAGTCTTCAATTTTCATGGCGTACATCCTTTTTACTTTTCCATCTTCTGTGAGTTGTACGGCAGTGATAGCCTTCTTTTTCTTTCCTGAATAACTCCTACCAGTCTTGCCTGGATCTTTACCACCTATAACAAATTCATCTACGTGAACTTCGCCATCCATAGGATTATTACCACTTGGAGACATAGCTTCACGAACCTTCATCATAAAAAGCCTGGCGGTCTTTTCAGTTACACCATAGCGCACACCCATATAACTAGCTGAAAGGCTTTTGGTTGTAGTAGCCATTTCAAAACAAATGAAAAAAGCCTTTCTCACACCGAACTTAACCTTATGAAAAAGCGTATTTGCAGTAGCAGATTCAGTATGAGCGCAAATATTACATTGTCGACCAAAATTCTTTACAGACTGATATCTGGAATGATTACATTTCAGACATTTATAAGCGGTCTTTGACTTAATTAATGATAGGTATTCTTTACAATCCGCATCGGTTTTGAAGCGATCAGAGAACTCTAGAAGATTTTGACCCTTGAAAATGTCCATAAAATAGTGTCTTTGTTGACCTACAAGATAAGCAATTAACTACTGACCTCTATTATTTTAATCATAAGACCTATACATGAAAGTGTATTAGTTTTATTTTCTATTTTATAATTACATAATTTTACGTCACCAAGAACAAAGATTTGAACTCCTTTGAAATTAAGGTTAAGTAATTTATTATTTGTGACGAGTTGTTTTCTTACAAATAAATATATATCTTTAAAATTAAATAATTGCTACTTCCCTTCCCTGAGCAATTATTCCAAATACATTTTTATGAAAAATCTCTTTAAAGATTCGTCAAACCACATTTATTGCGGTTTCGTTTTAATCCTATCGCTATGTTTATTAATTGCCTGCGACAGCGATGACGCACCATCGCAAGAATCTCTCTTACCACCTATTACCATGACAGGAGAAAATACCTTTGGGTGTTTGATTGATGGGAAATTCTTTAGACCTAGGGATGGTAACACCTCAATTAATGCAGCAAATAGAGGTTTGAGGATTTTGCGATCTGAAACCAATAATATAGAGTTTGAAATCCATGATTTCAAGACTAATGTTGCTAGAACCTTCATAATTCATGTTGAGGATTTACTACTATCTGGTGAAGGTATTTATGAAGTAAACACATCGAATGGTTTACGAAGTTTAGATGGTAACAATAATTCTTACATTCATTGTATAACCAAAAGTCCTCTTACTGATGAGCAGGCGTTTTACACATCTTACGACAATTCTGGAAACATTTTTATTGAGGAACTGCTTTTAGATTCATTAAACGGTAATATCATCTCTGGAACCTTTAATGCTAAGTTGACTAATATTCTAAATCCACAAGACACTGTTTTAATTAACAAAGGACGATTTGATATTAACTCAATAACAATATTACAAACCGCTTTTAACTAAAAGGCTGCTCATAATAATGACTGCTCTTAAACGCTTAACAACCAACGAAACTTTATCACTTAACATATTAAATCTATGAAAAAAATAATTCTTATTGTAGGATTAGTACTATCATTATGCAATGGTGTTGCTCAAAATCAAGGAAACTCTCTTGACGATGCTCTAAATAATATTAATCAATCTGCGGTAAGCAGTGGGATTATTTATGAGCGTACGATGCAACTTGCTAACCTTTATAACTTCAATAGAGAACAAGGTTTTAATATCGCTGATTATAAATATTTCAGACAAGCGTTATTAGAAATGCATAATGCAAGTAACAAAAATTTATTTCTTAATCTTGATCAGCTAGATTCTCAATTAGAACAAGAAGCTCAAAATTTAGTTCCTATAGGCATTTTAAATACAGACTTTCAATTATTAAATTATAATATAGATAATGAGCAGGCTGGTGGTTTGCTTTATGATAGTGAAGAAAATGAGTTCGCACAAATAAGTGGAAAACTTCCTTTTTATACCTTACATACAACAGTTATTGCACCGCTTAAAAAAGCAGTGGAAGGAAACTATGTTACCTATAAGCTCAACATCAATTATTTGTTTCAAAATCAGCAACAAAAGATCAAGACTTTATCCGCAGATTTTGGTGATGGTGTTAACCGAACGTTAATTACTAATCAACAACTTATTTCTCAAAATATTTCAGTTCCTTATGCTACTAGTGGTGTTAAAACTGCTACTTATCAAGTTATTTATGAAGATAACACTACACTAACTACACATTCTACCATCTACTTTAAGAAAACACAAGGTTTACAAAAGAGTATAGGATTGCTTTGTGCTGGTACGGTTGGTTTAGGATCTACTAAAAATGATACCTTACAAGCCGATATATCTTTTCAAGGTTATAATAATGATCCGTCTGATCCTAATCGAGATCCAACTATTAAAGCCAAAATACAATACCGCACTTATTTTGCAGATAATAACTCTACTGGAATAGTGAATAATCCTATCATCCTATTAGATGGTTTTGATCCAGGAGATAAACGTAAAATAGAAGATTGTGATTGTGAAAATGATGCAGATTGTTTAAGTGATAATTTAAATAATGATGGTAGTTTTAATGGTGGTGAATATAGGAGTATAGTTGATTTACAAAATTATACAGATAATTTAGGATTTACTCAAAATGTATTAAACTCTTTAAGAGAACAAGGCTTTGATGTCATTATTGTTAACCATCCTACTTATAAGACAGATGATTTAAACACTTCACAAGTTATAATTGATGAAGTAGAAATAGATGGTGGGGCTTATTATATAGAGAGCAATGCCTTTGCACTGGTAAAATTATTACAACTTACTAAACAAGAGCTAGCTAGCAACGGCAGTACAGCACAAATAAAACTTATAGGGCCTAGTATGGGCGGTCAGATTGCAAAATATGCTCTCGCCTATATGGAGAAGCAAGAAGAGTTAACTGGTGCAGCAGTATGGGATCATAATGTATCACATTATGTGAGCTTTGATAGTCCGCATCTAGGAGCAAATATACCTCTAGGAGATCAAGCGCTGCTTTATTTATTAAGTGGCGAGTCTGCTGCGGCCAATGATTTTTATTACAACGAATTAGGTAGTCCAGCATCCAAGCAACAATTAATAGAATTTCATCAACCTAAAATGATAAATGTTTTAGGCATGCAAGTTCCTAGTAATTCTGAAGTTCAACAATCACTTCTAAATGCCAGAACAGTTTCACAAGGATTTTCACAAGATCGTGGTAATGAATTTTTCAAAATACACTATAACAACCAATTCAACAATGGGGTTTCAGGCTCCAATGGTTTCCCAATAAAGACCGTTAATCTTGCCGTAGTAAATGGTTCTTTGACAGGAAGTACCTTAACAGATTATGTAGAAGATGAGCGATCTTATCATTTTGCGCCAGATGGTGAACGTGTATTTAGTGCCACCGCTCATGCACGAGTTAAAATAGATTTACCTATAGGTAATATAGTATTTAGAGTTCAAGTGGGAAGTTTTGATTCCCATTTTATGCCGTCTATGGGAAGCTCTAAAAAGAAAATCGCTAGATTTAATTCACTGCGTAGCTCAGAAAAAATAACTAAAGCACCTAATTTTAATAATCGAGGGAATATGGATAACGTTCCAGGAGGTTATTTTGATGTTCAAGGTCAGATTCAAAGTTCTGTTGAAGATGGACCTCCGCCATTTGATACAGTTAACCATATTCCCCTTATACCTTCTGTTCGAGGTTTTCTTTACTCACAATTTCATTTGTTCGGAGCAAATGTAAGTGGAGAATACCGATTTAGTAAAAACAACAATCCTATCAATTCTTTTATCCCAACATACTCAGCAATAGCGCATTTAAATCCTGATCAAGATTGGGGCAATCCTTTAGATTTTGACCTTACTTGTGAGTCAAATATTCTTACTCCATTTGACAGTTACTTTGGCGAGAGTTTAAATACAGAGCATGTCAGTTTTAATCAAAAAAGTATAGATTGGTTGCTAGGTAATTTTGCCTTGGATGTTGGAGATGTTTTAGATCCAGTTTTCCCTATCAATACCACTAGCTTTTCCAGTCCAGAAACTATGTGTGTAGGTGACATTGTTACCATAGGGTTTGAAGATGAGTGTAAAGTGGCAAGTGCTCCTACCTATATAGTGCATAGTGATAATTTAAGAATAGTTTCTCAAAATGGATATTCTGCACAGGTAGAAGCACTGTCAAATGGTGTAGGCTACATACAAGTAAACATCAACAATAGTGTTGGTCCTTCACAAGGCTTCAGTCGTCAAATACATGTAGGTACTCCTAATTTAGACAATGCCTTTGTTACTGAAATTGATTCGGGCACATTTTTATCTCTTTATCCACCTAGTAATTTCTGTGATTTAGTAGCATTGAGAATAGATGGGATAGAGCGATTTGATCTTGTAGATGAAATTGAAATGCAAAAATTACCTATATCTATAGCTTACTGGGATGGTGATCAAAGAACAGGAACAGATAATACTTTAGGCATATACCCTAATTGTAATGAACTATTTAGATTTCAAGTTAGAGCTAGAAATGCTTGTGGGTGGTCAGAATGGGTAGAATTTGTAAAAGATATAGATGGCTGTGCTAACGATTGCTCTACCACAAGTTCAAGCAATATCGTAAGTAACAATTTCATTATTTCTCCCGTTCCTGCGAGTACCATAATAGCTATAGACATGGTACAAAATCCAGAATGGACTTTTTATACTAAAGCATGTAGTGATGGACTTACAGATATAGGAGGAACCTCCCATTGTACTTATTTTGTGAGTATTCAATTGTATGACTTTAGTGGTAATCAAGTTATAAATATTTCTCATCATGAGTTAGGTACTTCATTTGATATTTCACATCTAACCACAGGTACTTATGTTATGCATGTTACTCATGGTAATCAAACTGAAACACATCAAGTACCCATCAATTAATAGTCTAATTTCTTAAGTAAAAGCCTCTATTTAACGTAGAGGCTTTTATTCTTAATGCCAACTAAGATTACCTAATTAATACCGCTTTTGTACTTAAACAAGTTAAGTATGAACTTCTATTTTCAATAAAGAAAATAGAAAGCGTGATAAAAACGACCTTCATACATCTTTAACAACATAAATTTTACCAAACCATCATCTTGCATTACTTTTGCTTATTCAAATTAATTCTAAATAAGGCTTGATAACTACCGTAGCAGATTTAAAGAGAGGAGAAACCGCAATCATCAAGGAATTTGATGAGATAGATGTACCATTAAAATTACTTGAAATGGGTTGTTTACCTGGTAATCGAGTAACCATGATGCAGTCAGCACCATTCAAAGATCCTATTTATCTCGATATTAATGGAACTCATCTTGCCATTAGAAGAGAAACAGCAGTCACAATTAGGGTAGAACTCGATGGGTAAATCAATCAATGTATCACTAATAGGTAATCCTAATACAGGAAAAACCTCTCTATTCAAT of Nonlabens sp. Ci31 contains these proteins:
- a CDS encoding IPExxxVDY family protein, which codes for MAVHKLTDWELEEEPYILIAIHSTSEPYRMAYFINKYLEIGFRRTAVDQDILQQAYTANYPVYKYFDKEQNAPFYLIPNKYWGISNQEKVSLGLFDNEETTQVKTVLIKEYGTVDFLLKIEKDADFFPVKKLINALGEIPQVISVYPVDTFKIKQQDYLIFE
- the rnc gene encoding ribonuclease III, with the translated sequence MNRIRKIFKSRSSTPTNEGLTDAIKKMTGLKAKDISIFETAFTHKSMGLKTVKGFAQSYERLEFLGDAILGAVIAEYIYNKVPSGDEGYLTKMRSKIVSREHLNELGQDFGLIKYAQTQVPTRNFGANIHGNLFEALVGAVYLDRGYAACKKFICKKIIEPYVDIEKLEGKVISYKSLLIEWCQKHKKKFEYNTYEDTGADEVRHFAVKLTIDNRIIAKARATSKKKAEEKASKRAFFALQDKF
- the fabF gene encoding beta-ketoacyl-ACP synthase II, yielding MELKRVVITGMGALTPIGNNLQEYWEALKTGKSGCAPITYFDTEHFKTKFACEIKNFNVTDFIDRKEARRMDRFAQYALVAGDEAIADSGLDTDSIDKYRVGVIWGAGIGGLETFQEEVKAFATGNGVPRFNPFFIPKMIADIAPAHISIKYGFMGPNYTTVSACASSANAMLDAVNYIKLGHCDVIVTGGSEAAIAQAGMGGFNAMHALSTRNDSPQTASRPFDATRDGFVLGEGAGALVLEDYEYAKARGAKIYAEVIGGGFSSDAYHITAPDPEGRGVIAVMKNTLQNAGINPEDVDHINTHGTSTPLGDVAELKAIKAVFGEHASKISINSTKSMTGHLLGAAGAIESIASVMAIREGIIPPTINHTTIDENIDPSLRLVLNQPEIREVNVALSNTFGFGGHNCCLAFRKI
- a CDS encoding acyl carrier protein, yielding MSDIASRVKAIIVDKLGVDENEVVTEASFTNDLGADSLDTVELIMEFEKEFDIQIPDDQAENIATVGQAVSYIEEAKA
- a CDS encoding phosphoribosylglycinamide formyltransferase, coding for MKKIVILASGNGTNAQAIIDHFASSKLVTVSLILSNKPQAYVLERGTKAGISVMSFNRFAFAKAEHVQRLLNQEQPDLIVLAGFLWKIPSFLIQDHPNKIINIHPALLPNYGGKGMYGMNVHRAIIENKETESGISIHYVTENYDEGAIIKQATCSIAKTDTAEDLAAKIHLLEQEYFATTIEELLS
- a CDS encoding viroplasmin family protein produces the protein MAKKKKFYVVWIGSKPGIYKTWAECQVQTKGYPKAKYKGFPTYQIAEKAFLDGPLEHWGKDKFYSTLSEEQLKLIGKPIQDSMTVDAGCQGVPGPMDYQGVDYFTGQVVFRKGPFPNSTNNVGEYLALVHALALMKKKNDKRPIYSDSKIAISWVKNKQHRTNLKRSKLNKESFELLERADRWLEQNTYVNKILKWETKAWGEIPADFGRK
- a CDS encoding IS1595 family transposase, which encodes MDIFKGQNLLEFSDRFKTDADCKEYLSLIKSKTAYKCLKCNHSRYQSVKNFGRQCNICAHTESATANTLFHKVKFGVRKAFFICFEMATTTKSLSASYMGVRYGVTEKTARLFMMKVREAMSPSGNNPMDGEVHVDEFVIGGKDPGKTGRSYSGKKKKAITAVQLTEDGKVKRMYAMKIEDFSAQSLQYVFVNHISGDAKVVTDEWRGYRPISKAYDITQIKSNGGLNFKALHTMIHQVKSWIRTTFSWVSEHNLNRYFNEFCFRINRSQTKATIFNNLVTRMVNSEIIYQNKLIGN
- a CDS encoding DUF5025 domain-containing protein gives rise to the protein MKNLFKDSSNHIYCGFVLILSLCLLIACDSDDAPSQESLLPPITMTGENTFGCLIDGKFFRPRDGNTSINAANRGLRILRSETNNIEFEIHDFKTNVARTFIIHVEDLLLSGEGIYEVNTSNGLRSLDGNNNSYIHCITKSPLTDEQAFYTSYDNSGNIFIEELLLDSLNGNIISGTFNAKLTNILNPQDTVLINKGRFDINSITILQTAFN